AAAAGATACTGTGCATTATGAACAAAGCAGGGGAAGGGAGGCACTGACATTTAGACGAGCTACATGCAAGGTGTCATACGTGTGCTACATCTAATACACAAAATACGATGTGGCACTAATGACGTTGAAATACCTGAGTAGGAACCTCAAGTTACTCACTCTTCACAGTCGGTTTCCTAGGGTCATAGGAAACGGTGCTGCTGACCACAGGCGCCAAGTGGGCACTGCTGGTGCTCGGGCCGTCGTAGGCTGGCTCCTCGGGGCTGGCGTTAAAGCtgttgctgctgccactgctgaaGGGAGCGTGGCTGCTTCCTGTGGAGTACGGGGCTGGCTTAATCCTGTAACGCAGAACACAGCTGGTTAGCCTTGAGTAGGAGAAATCCGCACCAGCAGTCTGAAGCTGGCCTGTTTGAGGAGGACTCGGCTGTGTGGCTTTGCCCGTGGACCCTAGTACCCTAGATTCGGGCGGTGGCTCAGAGGGCACTAGCCCTTCAGAAGGAATGATAATCTCCACTAACTTCTCACTGTTTAGGTGTAAATCTGCATTCTGAAAATGCTAATATGACTTAAAGTCATGACAGTAATATGTTATTTGTTCAAATGGGGAAAAGGAAAGCATGCTTCCCCGAAGCCAGGGCCTGTTCTCCATGTGACCGGAACCCCCCGAGAGGCAGGAGGAATTATCTGGCCCACACTGCAGTCAAagcagctgaggctcagggaggtcaagGTCGGCCTCCAGAACTCACTCCGCACCGCCGTGCTTTCACCCAAAAATAAACTGCTGGCTGCCTCTTAGGGCTGAATGACACGCCCCTGGGGCCTCTTCCCTAAGCGTGCAGAAACCACGGGGAGCAGAGATCGTACTTGATCTTCTCGGGCACAAGCGCTCCCCCTGTTCCAAACTTCTCCTGCCGTCTCCGAACATCGCGAGGTGGTTTGGCCACAGAGTTGACAAAGGCCATCTTTGCTTGTCGGCCTGTGGAGAAATATGGAGATCAATACCTGCCTTCTTGAGCAGAGACggtattattttaataatctacACTATTAAGAGACAAAGGCTTTTTAAGTGCTCCCCAAACTAGGGGATTATCAACCCTGAAAATGCCCCTGTAGGGTAGCACGGGTGGTGGCAGGAGAagcaccccacccctgccccttcgGCAAATACAAGAGAGATTTAGGGCCCCCGAGGCCCTGCGGCTCTTCCTCTTACCTTTGGGCTTATTCGCGTGTGCGGATCGGATGTTCTTCGTCAGCAGTCGTAGCCGCTGCTCTCGGGCATCCTGGAGCCGCAGGTACATCTCCCGCCATGACTCATACTCCTCTGGCCTTTCTTCCTTAAAGTCTCGGTGACAATGAATTTTCCATAATTGATCTGTTTCTTCAATTAATACCTAAAATCAGAACCGGGACATCATTTATATGCAAGCACGGTTACACATCTCTTTTCTATCCTTAATCACCTAGGCATGACCAGGTTCCTAATGATTTTTTGGTCCTCATAGTATAGTGTTATACTAAAATACCACAGttctagaaaaaaatcagatcacTAAATTAAAACAATGCTAAGTGTGAGGCATTGTACTAGCTGCTTTGGGGCATtgtgaggggagaggagacaaCAGAAAAACTAGTTTAAGATCagtttttcctttagaaaatcaGTGAAGGGCAGAAGTGGGAGGAGGTAAAGTCCAGGCATTTCCCCAGCACTGCCCTCAGCTGGACTGTCAAGGGGGCCAGCGAAGAAGGAGGGTCAGTTACAGATCCCCCGAATCAGAGAGACAGCTAATGCAATCAAGTGAGTATACTGCAGCGTTACAGAGGGATTTCTGGCTACATCTAGATGTCTCTAGAGACACCCAGCCAATCTGTGCTCTCTTCTGTTCACCGGACACCTGTGTGTCAACACAAAGCTCGGTTCATGCCCCAGATCCCAGGGGCTGTGCTGCCAGAATTCTCCCTGACCTCTGTGATGACCAGGCAAGCTCAAGGGACGAGCGGGAAGTATGTTTCACTCCCTTTGAATCCCACCTTGATTCCAGCCCAAGAGGCCCACTTAAGATGCCAGGAGTAGGTGCTGAAAAGATGCTTGTTTAAAGGCCCACTGGCAAACCAAACATGCCCAGAACAGTGGCCCAAccgctggcctgccctgcagctGCAACAGCTTCACAGAGACAAAGCCATTCCTGGAGACACAAGCCAGAAAACTGCCGTCTTCCCACCCAAACAGGACACTCACGTGATTGTATTCCTCAATGCGATACAGCTGATCAGGCGTACACCTCTCCAAAACGGGTTCAAGAAGAGAATACGGGACACCTCCCACTTCAAAGATCGCTGCAAGAGAATCAAAGGTGACAGCAGTGAGGAGCGGCTGAGGCCCCAGTGCCACAACATGCTTGAGAAAGGAGGGGGGTGTGAGGCTTACAGTCGATGTTGTTCTTAAGTACCCGGATGCACTGCTGGTGCAAGGTCATCATTTTGGGGAGGTAGGCACACTTGGAACCGGAATACACCTGCATCTTAGAATTCATTCTCCGCCCAGTGAATCcagcttcttcctcttcctggggTGATGAGAGGGCTGTAAGGCAAGAAAAGCAGAATGTAAGTCACAAAAGGCACTAAGGAACACAGTGAAAACTCTCCTTCCCACCCCATTTCTCAGGCTCCCAGTTCCCTTTCTCAAAGGCAACCAGTGCTACCAGCCtcttgtgtatccttccagagagCTGATGCGAGAATAagcaaatatgtattttattcctttttaaccAATTAATAACATACTCACTATCATTGTTTTTCCGTTACCACATTGTAGAAATCATCCCATGTCAGCACATAGACTTCGCACGTTTTCGCAGCCCACAGGATGCCACTGTGTGGGTGAACCGTGACTTATCTGTCAGCCTCTGGCAGAGGGACACGTATATGGCTTCTATTGCTTTTGCTATTAAAactagacttttttttaagataaaaagctCATGTAGAACATACAGAATAAAGGGCTACTAGTAAGCAGCCGCTAAGATTTATTGAACTTCACTATGTGAAGAAACCTGGAGCTAAGAGCTTTACCAGGATTATCACTTTTAATCCACTTAACAGCCCTATGAGGCACACACCGttatttttattgccatttaCGGAATACAAAACTGAAGTCCAAGGAAATTAAGGTATTACCCAAGTTCACATAACTTGTAGAGCCAGAgccgggattcaaacccaagccaTGCAACTCTAGAGCCTGCGTGATGAGGAAATGCATCCAAATCTGATGGCAGAtcatgaatgaattttaaaaatctttttccatttaaaaaatgaaaattaccttTTCGCTTTGGTTGGAAGGAGGCTATCAAGTCGAGGGAAGGAAGTGGACGGTAATTGGCCTGTATCACGGGCAAGGGGAGGTCGGGCAACGCCTCGGTGGGGACCTGCAAAGAGACCAGTGACTGGAGAGCTCCTTTCTGCCAGCACAGCTCTCCTCCCTACAGTCAGTTCCCAGCAGTGTGGACGGGGCAGGGGACTTCCCAGGCGGccccaggctggaggaggggtggcAGCCATGTCTCACAGCACCTGAGTCAGGAAATACACATAGATGGGCCCAGCACAACGGGACACCTCAGAGAATACTTATCTTGGGTACTACCTACCCCGGCAGCTAGAGGCCCAGAGGAAATTACTTCAAACTGAAGTTCAACAGGCCACTAAAAGCCAGCCAAGCAAAACAGCAGCAGGGTGGGTCCAGGGAGCCCTGCGGGGCCAGCGGCCGGGAACGGGAAGCCACCAAGGGGCGGAAGGCTTACCTTTCTCAGCTTGGCTGCGTCAGCCCCAGCCAGCTGAAGCTTCTCTGACTTGTTTTCGTGCCCCTTAGGTAATTTCTGAACCGAGTCCAAGTTTTTACTAGTGCTTTTCGAATCgttttttttaagtcctttttCTCCAAGAGCCGTGGCTGAAGTTTtcacaatctttttctttttcttccggGGCTGGTCATAGCTGAGGTATGACTCAAAAGACATGGTGGGCTGCTCAAACTCGTCATCCGCGTCTGCCTCCTCAGCTTTAGGGAGGGAGCCCACTGACTTTCTATCTGAATGAGCCGTTTTCACTTTCCCCTCTTGAGTCTTTAGGTTGTTAGAAACCTTCTCTTTCACCTTGGGCAACAGGTCTCCTGCCCCCTTCCCCGCGTCTAAGCTGTCTACGCCGGGCTTGTTTTTGTCGGATCTGGTTTTCTCCGAGTCTCTGTGCTTTGGTCTTTTCACGGGGTTGTCTGAAGCCGCCTCCGAGGCGGGCAGACCCTTCTTCTTGGTGccgccctccctctccttctccttcctcaccCCACTCGAGGGCGGCTTCTCTCTCGAGCTGTCCCCGGAGGGCGGCCTCCGTGTCTCCTCTTTGGAGACGGCCTTGTGGGACTTCTCTCTGCTCAGGGACGACTTCTCATCTCCCCTGGCATCCACGGGACATTTTTCTCTGTGGGAAGATTTGTGCTCCTTGTTCTGACTCATGACCCCTTTGCCCTGGGGTTCGCCCAGGTGTCGTTCTTGACTGACTCCTAGTCTGTCCTGAAAGGCATTACTGTGGCCTTTTCCGGGCTTCTGGTGTGGGACAAAGGGCTCATGGTCCTCCTCCGGGGATCTGTAATGGTCCACGGACATCTGATGAGGACTGGCAGACGACGGAGGGGACTGGACGTGGCCATAGTCAGATGATTCGTGGTCTGAAGAGTAGACTGGCGAGGCTCTGCGGCACCTCTTTCTCTCGTCTCTCCTCTCGTGACTGTGAGACACTTTGTGAGGTCTCTCGAACTCCGagagttttctgtgttttttctgtCTGTGATCCGGACTATAGGACTGGCTACTGGAGGCTTTCCAGTTTTCTGGGTAGTCctcttccatctcctcctccttctgaagGGCGTCCCTCGGGCGCTTTCGGGAACTGGTCTTCTCATAGTCCTGTTCGTCAGGCTCAGTGttcctaaaataaaagaaaaagcagacaaagcAGATATAAATCTCACTGTAATCCTTACTCAGAGGACAAAATCACAGAACCTGAACTCGCAAAAGAGATGAAGAGGATGCAGAGTTAGAAACTAGGTTcttgggaaaaaggaaaatgagtgcTGCTCAAAGACACTCGACTAAGTTTTCAAAGTGGGAAAACACAAATATTCAATAAGTGGAAAAGGACACAGTTAACTTGTTACATAAAAAACAGGCTGTTATTTATACAGTTTGTTCACAACCatataaaaatgtctttgaagAAGAGGGTAGAAAGAAACAtgccaaaatgttaataatgcttCTCTTTGgaattacatgaaatttttattatttctattttttaatattttctaatattctatAGTGATCAtagattattatattttttttttggtgaggaagactggccctgagctaacacctgttgccaatcttcctcttttttgcttgaggaagactgtccctcactcaacatctatgccaatcctcctgtactttatacatgggatgctgccacagcaaggcttgatgagcagtatataggCCTGTGCCCacgatccaaacccgtgaaccctgggctgccaaagtagagtgtgcgaacttaaccactatgccactgggccagccccaaacacagattatttttataataataagacaaaataaatattttaaatatgaaggcaaagaaagaataataaagaaaaacttttctgTCTGCAAACACTCTGAGTACCAGATTTAACCACGAAGTTGAACAAACCTACAGAGTAAATGTCCTTACCGTTCCACAGGAACCAACTTCTTCCACTGGGCCACTAAGTTTCTGGCAAAGTTTCCAACGTGCTCGTGTTTTCGCAGGCTATTtactgttttcccaacaccagttTCCTACAGATTTGATAAAGGAATTGTTAGAAGGTTGCAGAACAAGGTTCAcaattttctaaagaaataagGCCTCTTGCTTTGAGAAACTCAACATATCAATACTTCCTTCCTGAAACATACCTTGCAAGTCTCAATACAAAATTACTTTGTGCCTATGCCCCAAACCTCTGATGACACACAGTAGCAAAGCATACCAGATTCAGAAGAGGAAAACACTGAATTAAAAAgcttctaggggccggcctggtggtgcacattccacttcggcggcctggggttcgccggttc
The genomic region above belongs to Equus caballus isolate H_3958 breed thoroughbred chromosome 2, TB-T2T, whole genome shotgun sequence and contains:
- the ELOA gene encoding transcription elongation factor B polypeptide 3 (The RefSeq protein has 2 substitutions compared to this genomic sequence) translates to MAAESALQVVEKLQARLAANPDPKKLLKYLKKLSALPITVDILAETGVGKTVNSLRKHEHVGNFARNLVAQWKKLVPVERNTEPDEQDYEKSSSRKRPRDALQKEEEMEEDYPENWKASSSQSYSPDHRQKKHRKLSEFERPHKVSHSHERRDERKRCRRASPVYSSDHESSDYGHVQSPPSSASPHQMSVDHYRSPEEDHEPFVPHQKPGKGHSNAFQDRLGVSQERHLGEPQGKGVMSQNKEHKSSHREKCPVDARGDEKSSLSREKSHKAVSKEETRRPPSGDSSREKPPSSGVRKEKEREGGTKKKGLPASEAASDNHVKRPKHRDSEKTRSDKNKPGVDSLDAGKGAGDLLPKVKEKVSNNLKTQEGKVKTAHSDRKSVGSLPKAEEADADDEFEQPTMSFESYLSYDQPRKKKKKIVKTSATALGEKGLKKNDSKSTSKNLDSVQKLPKGHENKSEKLQLAGADAAKLRKVPTEALPDLPLPVIQANYRPLPSLDLIASFQPKRKALSSPQEEEEAGFTGRRMNSKMQVYSGSKCAYLPKMMTLHQQCIRVLKNNIDSIFEVGGVPYSLLEPVLERCTPDQLYRIEEYNHVLIEETDQLWKIHCHRDFKEERPEEYESWREMYLRLQDAREQRLRLLTKNIRSAHANKPKGRQAKMAFVNSVAKPPRDVRRRQEKFGTGGALVPEKIKIKPAPYSTGSSHAPFSSGSSNSFNASPEEPAYDGPSTSSAHLAPVVSSTVSYDPRKPTVKKIAPMMAKTIKAFKNRFSRR
- the ELOA gene encoding elongin-A isoform X1; the protein is MEEDYPENWKASSSQSYSPDHRQKKHRKLSEFERPHKVSHSHERRDERKRCRRASPVYSSDHESSDYGHVQSPPSSASPHQMSVDHYRSPEEDHEPFVPHQKPGKGHSNAFQDRLGVSQERHLGEPQGKGVMSQNKEHKSSHREKCPVDARGDEKSSLSREKSHKAVSKEETRRPPSGDSSREKPPSSGVRKEKEREGGTKKKGLPASEAASDNPVKRPKHRDSEKTRSDKNKPGVDSLDAGKGAGDLLPKVKEKVSNNLKTQEGKVKTAHSDRKSVGSLPKAEEADADDEFEQPTMSFESYLSYDQPRKKKKKIVKTSATALGEKGLKKNDSKSTSKNLDSVQKLPKGHENKSEKLQLAGADAAKLRKVPTEALPDLPLPVIQANYRPLPSLDLIASFQPKRKALSSPQEEEEAGFTGRRMNSKMQVYSGSKCAYLPKMMTLHQQCIRVLKNNIDSIFEVGGVPYSLLEPVLERCTPDQLYRIEEYNHVLIEETDQLWKIHCHRDFKEERPEEYESWREMYLRLQDAREQRLRLLTKNIRSAHANKPKGRQAKMAFVNSVAKPPRDVRRRQEKFGTGGALVPEKIKIKPAPYSTGSSHAPFSSGSSNSFNASPEEPAYDGPSTSSAHLAPVVSSTVSYDPRKPTVKKIAPMMAKTIKAFKNRFSRR